The following are from one region of the Canis lupus baileyi chromosome 25, mCanLup2.hap1, whole genome shotgun sequence genome:
- the GPD1 gene encoding glycerol-3-phosphate dehydrogenase [NAD(+)], cytoplasmic isoform X2 — protein sequence MAGKRVCIIGSGNWGSAIAKIVGGNAAQLSHFDPRVTMWVFEEDVGGRKLTEIINTQHENVKYLPGHKLPPNVVAVPDVVQAATDADILIFVVPHQFIGKICGQLKGHLKANAIGVSLIKGIDEGPKGLKLISEVIGEHLGIPMSVLMGANIANEVADDKFCETTIGCKDQTQGQLLKMLMQTPNFRITVVKEVDTVEICGALKNIVAVGAGFCDGLGFGDNTKAAVIRLGLMEMIAFAKLFCSGPVSCDTFLESCGVADLITTCYGGRNRKVAEAFARTGKSIEQLEKEMLNGQKLQGPLTARELHQVLKHKGMVDNRYPEANPPVP from the exons ATGGCTGGCAAGCGAGTCTGCATTATAGGCTCCGGCAACTG gGGCTCAGCTATTGCCAAGATTGTGGGTGGCAATGCAGCCCAGCTGTCACACTTTGACCCACGGGTGACCATGTGGGTGTTTGAGGAAGATGTCGGGGGGAGAAAGCTGACAGAGATCATCAACACGCAGCACGAGAATGTCAAATACCTGCCAGGGCACAAGCTGCCCCCCAACGTG GTGGCTGTCCCAGACGTGGTCCAGGCTGCCACGGACGCTGACATCCTGATCTTTGTGGTGCCCCATCAGTTCATCGGCAAGATTTGTGGTCAGCTCAAGGGCCACCTGAAGGCAAATGCCATTGGTGTATCTCTTATTAAG GGGATAGACGAGGGCCCTAAGGGGCTGAAGCTCATCTCTGAAGTGATTGGGGAGCACCTTGGCATCCCCATGAGTGTGCTGATGGGGGCGAACATTGCCAACGAGGTGGCTGATGACAAGTTCTGTGAGACAACCATTG GCTGCAAGGACCAGACCCAAGGACAACTTCTGAAAATGCTGATGCAGACGCCCAATTTCCGCATCACAGTTGTAAAAGAGGTGGATACGGTGGAGATCTGTGGGGCCTTAAAG AATATAGTGGCCGTGGGGGCTGGCTTCTGTGACGGCCTGGGCTTTGGCGACAACACCAAGGCAGCAGTGATCCGACTGGGGCTCATGGAGATGATCGCCTTTGCCAAGCTCTTCTGCAGCGGCCCTGTGTCCTGTGACACCTTCCTGGAGAGCTGCGGTGTTGCTGACCTCATCACTACCTGCTACGGAGGGCGGAACCGAAAGGTGGCCGAGGCCTTCGCCCGCACAGGAAAG TCCATTGAGCAGCTGGAGAAAGAGATGCTGAATGGCCAGAAGCTGCAGGGGCCCCTGACAGCCCGGGAGCTGCACCAAGTCCTCAAGCACAAGGGCATGGTGGACAA CCGCTATCCGGAGGCCAACCCCCCTGTACCCTGA
- the GPD1 gene encoding glycerol-3-phosphate dehydrogenase [NAD(+)], cytoplasmic isoform X1 — translation MAGKRVCIIGSGNWGSAIAKIVGGNAAQLSHFDPRVTMWVFEEDVGGRKLTEIINTQHENVKYLPGHKLPPNVVAVPDVVQAATDADILIFVVPHQFIGKICGQLKGHLKANAIGVSLIKGIDEGPKGLKLISEVIGEHLGIPMSVLMGANIANEVADDKFCETTIGCKDQTQGQLLKMLMQTPNFRITVVKEVDTVEICGALKNIVAVGAGFCDGLGFGDNTKAAVIRLGLMEMIAFAKLFCSGPVSCDTFLESCGVADLITTCYGGRNRKVAEAFARTGKSIEQLEKEMLNGQKLQGPLTARELHQVLKHKGMVDKFPLFMAVYKICYESQPVGEFIHCLQNHPEHL, via the exons ATGGCTGGCAAGCGAGTCTGCATTATAGGCTCCGGCAACTG gGGCTCAGCTATTGCCAAGATTGTGGGTGGCAATGCAGCCCAGCTGTCACACTTTGACCCACGGGTGACCATGTGGGTGTTTGAGGAAGATGTCGGGGGGAGAAAGCTGACAGAGATCATCAACACGCAGCACGAGAATGTCAAATACCTGCCAGGGCACAAGCTGCCCCCCAACGTG GTGGCTGTCCCAGACGTGGTCCAGGCTGCCACGGACGCTGACATCCTGATCTTTGTGGTGCCCCATCAGTTCATCGGCAAGATTTGTGGTCAGCTCAAGGGCCACCTGAAGGCAAATGCCATTGGTGTATCTCTTATTAAG GGGATAGACGAGGGCCCTAAGGGGCTGAAGCTCATCTCTGAAGTGATTGGGGAGCACCTTGGCATCCCCATGAGTGTGCTGATGGGGGCGAACATTGCCAACGAGGTGGCTGATGACAAGTTCTGTGAGACAACCATTG GCTGCAAGGACCAGACCCAAGGACAACTTCTGAAAATGCTGATGCAGACGCCCAATTTCCGCATCACAGTTGTAAAAGAGGTGGATACGGTGGAGATCTGTGGGGCCTTAAAG AATATAGTGGCCGTGGGGGCTGGCTTCTGTGACGGCCTGGGCTTTGGCGACAACACCAAGGCAGCAGTGATCCGACTGGGGCTCATGGAGATGATCGCCTTTGCCAAGCTCTTCTGCAGCGGCCCTGTGTCCTGTGACACCTTCCTGGAGAGCTGCGGTGTTGCTGACCTCATCACTACCTGCTACGGAGGGCGGAACCGAAAGGTGGCCGAGGCCTTCGCCCGCACAGGAAAG TCCATTGAGCAGCTGGAGAAAGAGATGCTGAATGGCCAGAAGCTGCAGGGGCCCCTGACAGCCCGGGAGCTGCACCAAGTCCTCAAGCACAAGGGCATGGTGGACAA GTTTCCTCTGTTCATGGCTGTGTACAAGATATGCTATGAGAGCCAGCCTGTGGGTGAATTCATCCATTGCTTGCAGAATCATCCAGAACATTTGTGA
- the COX14 gene encoding cytochrome c oxidase assembly protein COX14: MPTAKQLADIGYKTFSTSMMLLTVYGGYLCSARAYRYFQRRSSQRQAAEEQKTSGVP; the protein is encoded by the coding sequence ATGCCAACTGCCAAGCAACTAGCTGACATTGGCTACAAGACCTTCTCTACCTCCATGATGCTTCTCACTGTGTATGGGGGCTACCTCTGCAGTGCCCGAGCCTACCGCTATTTCCAGCGGCGCAGCTCTCAGCGCCAGGCTGCAGAAGAACAGAAGACCTCAGGAGTCCCATAG